A window of the Candidatus Paceibacterota bacterium genome harbors these coding sequences:
- the rplD gene encoding 50S ribosomal protein L4, translated as MEKTKLYNKEGKENGFIELPAFFATPYNGDLIAQVMNVLSNQNRKLSAHAKGRGEVSGGGKKPWKQKGTGRARHGSTRSPLWVGGGVTFGPDKKRNYDLKINKKMKAKALKSVLSQKLKDKEIIFVDTLDTENLKTKVIATSVDALLTAENLRKTLRPSTLVALSKTEKNIIRAGRNIKNAYFDIASNLSLLPVLNHKVIILTKAGLEDLKTVLKD; from the coding sequence ATGGAAAAGACTAAATTATACAATAAAGAGGGAAAAGAAAACGGGTTCATTGAATTGCCAGCTTTTTTTGCTACTCCTTACAATGGAGATTTGATTGCTCAGGTGATGAATGTTTTATCTAACCAAAATCGTAAATTAAGCGCTCATGCCAAGGGGCGCGGAGAAGTTTCCGGTGGTGGCAAAAAACCTTGGAAACAAAAAGGCACCGGTCGTGCTAGACACGGTTCTACTCGTTCTCCTCTTTGGGTAGGGGGTGGTGTTACTTTTGGTCCAGATAAAAAACGCAATTACGATTTGAAAATAAATAAGAAAATGAAGGCCAAGGCTTTGAAATCTGTATTAAGCCAAAAGCTTAAGGACAAAGAAATTATTTTCGTCGATACTTTAGACACAGAGAATTTAAAAACTAAAGTTATTGCTACTTCTGTGGATGCTCTTTTAACTGCTGAAAATTTAAGAAAAACTCTAAGACCGTCCACCTTAGTTGCTTTATCTAAGACAGAAAAGAATATTATTCGTGCCGGTCGTAACATTAAAAATGCTTATTTTGACATTGCTTCCAACCTATCTTTATTGCCGGTCTTAAATCATAAGGTTATTATTTTGACTAAAGCTGGTCTCGAAGACCTCAAAACAGTTCTCAAAGATTAA
- the rplC gene encoding 50S ribosomal protein L3 — protein MKSAHEKIKFMLGRKVGMTQILVDQKIIPVTVVEAGPLTVTQVKTVEKDGYQGVQFGFGNKKHINKAQLGHFKDLGKFAYLREVSLDENTTLEGLEEMTVGKTLDASIFKNNDLVKVTGISKGRGFQGVVKRHGFKGIRKTHGTKHGWRAPGSIGSTDAQHVFKGRKMAGRMGADKVSVKNLKVVKIEPEENLLYIKGAIPGTKDRLVCILGSNLAK, from the coding sequence ATGAAATCTGCTCACGAAAAAATTAAATTTATGTTAGGTCGCAAGGTTGGTATGACCCAGATTTTAGTGGACCAGAAAATTATTCCTGTCACCGTTGTGGAAGCCGGTCCTTTAACTGTTACCCAAGTAAAAACTGTAGAAAAGGATGGTTATCAAGGAGTTCAATTCGGTTTTGGCAACAAAAAGCATATTAACAAAGCACAATTAGGACATTTTAAAGACTTGGGCAAGTTTGCTTATCTAAGAGAAGTTTCCTTGGATGAAAATACTACTTTAGAAGGGTTAGAAGAAATGACTGTAGGCAAAACCCTGGATGCCTCTATTTTCAAAAACAATGATTTAGTCAAAGTTACCGGTATTAGCAAGGGACGTGGCTTTCAAGGCGTGGTTAAGCGCCATGGTTTTAAAGGCATTCGTAAAACCCATGGAACCAAACATGGCTGGCGCGCTCCCGGATCTATAGGCTCTACCGATGCGCAGCATGTATTCAAAGGCAGGAAAATGGCTGGACGCATGGGGGCTGATAAGGTTTCCGTTAAAAACCTTAAGGTAGTTAAAATTGAGCCAGAAGAAAACTTGCTTTATATCAAGGGCGCGATTCCTGGAACGAAAGATAGATTGGTATGTATCCTTGGTTCTAATTTAGCTAAATAA
- the tuf gene encoding elongation factor Tu, producing MAEKAKYERSKPHLNIGTIGHIDHGKTTLTAAIIHALFLKGLVSHDSAVNDIDKAPEEKARGITINIHHSEYQTEKRHYAHIDAPGHADYIKNMITGAAQMDGAILVVSAADGPMPQTREHILLARQVGVPYIVVFLNKVDMVDDPELIDLVEAEVRELLNKYQFPGKDIPVIRGSATEALKATSADDPRLEPIYKLLDTVDTYFPEPVRDTDKPFLLPIEDIFTIEGRGTVVTGRVQRGALKINDEVEMVGILPTVKTVATGIETFNKSMDEADCGDNVGVLLRGIKKEDVRRGQVLAKPGSITPHTEFEANVLILTKEEGGRHTPFFKGYKPQFFLGTADVTGEVILPEGVEMVMPGDNILMTVHLIVPVALDETQRFSIREGGKTVGAGVISKIIK from the coding sequence ATGGCAGAAAAAGCAAAATACGAAAGAAGCAAGCCGCATTTAAACATCGGCACTATTGGTCATATTGACCATGGGAAAACCACTTTAACCGCTGCTATCATCCACGCCCTTTTCTTAAAGGGTTTGGTTAGTCATGATTCAGCTGTCAACGATATTGATAAGGCTCCCGAAGAAAAGGCTCGTGGAATTACTATTAATATTCACCATTCTGAATACCAAACAGAAAAGAGACATTATGCCCATATTGATGCCCCCGGTCATGCTGATTATATTAAAAATATGATCACTGGCGCTGCCCAGATGGATGGGGCTATTTTGGTTGTTTCTGCTGCCGATGGACCCATGCCCCAAACTCGTGAGCATATATTGCTTGCTCGCCAAGTAGGCGTTCCCTATATTGTGGTCTTCTTAAACAAGGTTGATATGGTTGATGACCCAGAACTTATTGATTTGGTAGAGGCCGAAGTGAGAGAGCTTCTCAACAAATACCAATTTCCTGGTAAAGACATCCCTGTCATTAGGGGCTCTGCTACAGAGGCCTTGAAAGCTACTTCTGCTGACGATCCTCGACTTGAGCCTATCTACAAATTATTAGATACTGTTGATACTTACTTTCCAGAGCCAGTTAGGGATACAGATAAACCCTTCTTACTTCCTATTGAAGATATCTTCACTATTGAAGGTCGGGGTACAGTTGTAACTGGCAGGGTTCAAAGAGGTGCCTTAAAAATCAATGATGAAGTAGAGATGGTGGGTATTCTTCCTACTGTTAAGACTGTCGCCACCGGCATTGAAACTTTCAATAAATCCATGGACGAGGCTGATTGCGGGGATAACGTTGGCGTTCTTTTGAGGGGTATTAAGAAAGAAGATGTAAGGCGTGGTCAAGTTTTAGCCAAACCAGGTTCCATCACACCTCATACTGAATTCGAAGCTAATGTTTTAATTCTTACCAAAGAAGAAGGTGGTCGTCATACTCCTTTCTTTAAGGGTTATAAGCCGCAGTTCTTCTTAGGTACAGCTGATGTTACTGGAGAAGTAATCTTACCAGAAGGTGTAGAAATGGTGATGCCTGGCGATAATATTCTTATGACTGTTCATTTGATTGTTCCTGTCGCCCTTGACGAAACCCAAAGATTTTCTATAAGAGAGGGTGGCAAAACCGTTGGTGCTGGTGTTATCTCTAAGATTATTAAATAG
- the rpsJ gene encoding 30S ribosomal protein S10, protein MQTSNQSKIRIRIRAYDHKLIDSSAKQIIDTVLRNGGEVSGPIPLPTEIHHYTVNRSTFVKKNAREQFEIRVHKRIIDILNANPKTIESLGDLNLPSGVDIEIKM, encoded by the coding sequence ATGCAAACTTCAAATCAGTCGAAAATCAGGATTCGCATCAGAGCCTATGATCACAAATTAATCGATAGTTCTGCTAAGCAAATTATTGATACTGTCTTACGCAATGGCGGAGAAGTAAGCGGGCCTATTCCCTTACCCACAGAAATTCATCACTATACAGTTAATCGCTCCACTTTTGTAAAGAAGAATGCTCGTGAACAGTTTGAGATTAGAGTACATAAGCGTATCATCGATATTTTAAATGCTAATCCCAAAACCATTGAATCTTTAGGCGACCTTAATTTACCCAGCGGTGTCGATATTGAAATAAAAATGTAA
- the rplB gene encoding 50S ribosomal protein L2 → MKRRKPSTFSQRFHDVVDFSVLTASKPKKSLTIGKRSTAGRNSQGRLTSRHMGGGHKKQYRVINFAQEKLMIPGKVSAIEYDPNRSCFIALISYKDGAWGYVLAPDGLKVGEEIICAESAPLKLGNRLQLKNIPAGQFIHNVEVRPFEGGKLARGAGNYLQVVSQEDKYTDVKMPSGEIRKLLNNCFASIGQLSNIEHQMMQLGKAGRSRWMGIRPEVRGKVMNAKDHPYGGGEGRNQRGTKRPKTKWGKVTGGHKTRRPNKYSNRLILSRRPSRKKNK, encoded by the coding sequence ATGAAACGCCGCAAGCCATCAACTTTTTCTCAACGCTTCCACGATGTGGTTGATTTTAGCGTTCTGACAGCTTCTAAACCCAAGAAAAGCCTCACTATCGGAAAGCGCAGCACGGCCGGAAGAAATAGCCAAGGGAGATTAACTTCCCGCCATATGGGTGGGGGACATAAAAAACAATATCGCGTGATTAATTTTGCCCAAGAAAAATTAATGATACCGGGTAAAGTTTCTGCTATTGAGTATGATCCTAACCGTTCTTGTTTTATCGCCTTAATTTCTTATAAAGATGGTGCTTGGGGATATGTTTTGGCTCCAGATGGCCTAAAAGTAGGCGAAGAAATAATTTGCGCCGAGAGTGCTCCTTTAAAATTAGGCAATCGTTTGCAACTTAAAAATATTCCTGCTGGACAATTTATTCATAATGTAGAAGTTCGTCCTTTTGAAGGAGGTAAATTAGCCAGAGGGGCGGGCAACTACCTGCAGGTGGTTTCCCAAGAGGATAAGTATACAGATGTTAAAATGCCCTCTGGAGAGATTCGCAAGCTTTTAAATAATTGTTTTGCTTCTATTGGGCAGCTGTCTAATATAGAGCATCAAATGATGCAACTTGGTAAGGCCGGACGTTCTCGCTGGATGGGCATTAGGCCAGAAGTGCGTGGCAAGGTTATGAATGCTAAGGACCACCCTTATGGTGGCGGTGAAGGTCGTAATCAAAGAGGGACTAAGCGTCCCAAGACCAAATGGGGTAAAGTTACCGGTGGCCATAAAACCCGTAGGCCCAATAAATATTCTAACCGGCTCATACTTAGCCGTCGCCCCTCTCGCAAAAAGAATAAATAG
- the rplW gene encoding 50S ribosomal protein L23, with product MPLFKKNTVSKNLKEASKKTPVIADHSFSVLKGLRLTEKATALQGQNQYIFEINKCATKAEIKKAIEKEYKVTVSRVNTINSPAKPKHFGRHVHKKNGVAKAMVTIKEGQKIETGI from the coding sequence ATGCCTTTATTTAAAAAAAACACTGTCAGTAAAAATTTAAAGGAAGCGAGTAAGAAAACTCCAGTAATTGCGGATCATTCTTTCTCAGTCCTCAAGGGTTTAAGATTGACTGAAAAAGCGACTGCTCTGCAGGGGCAGAATCAATATATTTTTGAAATTAACAAATGCGCTACTAAGGCCGAAATTAAAAAAGCTATCGAAAAAGAATATAAAGTTACCGTGTCTCGCGTTAATACCATTAATTCGCCTGCCAAGCCGAAACATTTCGGCCGGCATGTTCATAAAAAAAATGGTGTGGCTAAAGCCATGGTTACTATTAAAGAGGGGCAGAAAATTGAAACAGGCATCTAG